A stretch of the Bacillus sp. B-jedd genome encodes the following:
- a CDS encoding HU family DNA-binding protein — MNKTELINAVAEASQLSRKDATKAVDAVFDSILEALKNGEKVSLIGFGNFEVRERSARKGRNPQTGDEIEIAASKVPAFKPGKQLKDAVK; from the coding sequence ATGAACAAGACAGAACTAATCAATGCAGTTGCAGAGGCAAGCCAACTTTCTAGGAAGGACGCTACCAAAGCGGTTGATGCTGTTTTTGATTCCATTTTAGAAGCACTTAAAAATGGCGAGAAAGTTTCTTTGATCGGATTTGGAAACTTTGAAGTTCGCGAGCGCTCCGCACGTAAAGGACGCAATCCGCAAACTGGCGATGAAATCGAAATCGCTGCTAGCAAGGTACCAGCTTTCAAACCAGGAAAACAACTCAAAGACGCAGTGAAATAA
- the spoIVA gene encoding stage IV sporulation protein A — protein sequence MEKVDIFKDIAERTGGDIYLGVVGAVRTGKSTFIKKFMELVVLPNMSNEADRARTQDELPQSAAGKTIMTTEPKFVPNQAATVIVDEGLEVNIRLVDCVGYTVPGAKGYEDENGPRMITTPWYEEPIPFHEAAEIGTRKVIQEHSTIGVVITTDGTIGEIPRNSYLEAEERVIHELKEVGKPFIMVVNSAQPHHPNTEALRASLAEKYDIPVVAMSVEGMREADVLNVLREALYEFPVLEVNVNLPSWVMVLRENHWLRESYQEAVRETVKDIKRLRDVDRVVHQFSDFDFIERAGLAGIEMGQGVAEIDLYAPDELYDDILKEIVGVEIRGKDHLLELMQEFAHAKAEYDHISDALRMVKQTGYGIASPTLSDMSLEEPEIIRQGARFGVRLKAVAPSIHMIKVDVESEFAPIIGTEKQSEELVRYLMQDFEDDPLSIWNSDIFGRSLSSIVREGIHAKISLMPDNARYKLKETLERIINEGSGGLIAIIL from the coding sequence TTGGAAAAGGTAGATATTTTCAAAGATATTGCTGAACGGACTGGCGGCGATATTTATCTTGGAGTTGTTGGGGCGGTTCGCACCGGCAAATCCACTTTCATCAAGAAGTTCATGGAATTGGTTGTATTGCCGAATATGAGCAATGAAGCGGACAGGGCTAGAACACAGGATGAGCTGCCACAGAGCGCAGCCGGTAAGACAATAATGACTACCGAGCCGAAATTTGTACCCAATCAGGCAGCGACTGTTATTGTTGATGAGGGGCTTGAGGTGAACATCAGGCTTGTCGATTGTGTCGGGTACACCGTGCCAGGTGCAAAAGGTTATGAGGACGAAAATGGTCCCAGAATGATTACGACTCCATGGTATGAAGAGCCTATTCCATTCCATGAGGCGGCAGAGATTGGCACAAGGAAAGTCATTCAGGAACATTCAACAATCGGAGTAGTCATCACCACTGACGGGACGATTGGGGAAATCCCGCGCAACTCCTACCTCGAGGCGGAAGAACGGGTCATTCACGAACTAAAGGAAGTAGGAAAACCTTTTATAATGGTCGTGAATAGCGCCCAGCCCCACCATCCTAATACCGAGGCGTTGAGGGCGAGCCTGGCAGAAAAGTATGATATCCCAGTAGTCGCAATGAGCGTTGAAGGCATGAGGGAAGCGGATGTCCTGAATGTCCTCCGTGAAGCGTTATATGAGTTCCCTGTCTTAGAAGTCAACGTAAATCTGCCAAGCTGGGTCATGGTTTTAAGGGAAAATCACTGGCTGCGGGAAAGCTATCAGGAAGCTGTAAGAGAAACGGTAAAAGATATAAAACGGCTCAGGGACGTGGACAGGGTTGTTCACCAGTTCAGCGATTTCGACTTTATTGAAAGAGCGGGACTCGCAGGCATAGAAATGGGCCAGGGAGTAGCGGAGATTGATCTATACGCCCCAGATGAATTGTATGATGACATCTTGAAAGAAATTGTAGGGGTGGAGATACGCGGAAAGGATCACCTTTTGGAACTCATGCAGGAATTCGCCCACGCAAAAGCCGAATATGACCATATTTCGGATGCATTGAGAATGGTGAAGCAGACAGGATATGGGATAGCTTCCCCAACCCTGTCGGATATGAGCCTCGAGGAACCGGAAATAATCAGGCAAGGCGCAAGGTTTGGGGTAAGGCTGAAAGCTGTGGCGCCGTCCATCCATATGATAAAAGTAGATGTGGAATCAGAATTCGCGCCTATTATCGGCACTGAGAAACAAAGTGAAGAACTCGTCCGCTATCTCATGCAGGATTTTGAAGATGATCCACTCTCCATTTGGAATTCGGATATCTTTGGGAGAAGCCTAAGTTCAATTGTTAGAGAAGGTATACATGCGAAAATTTCTTTGATGCCTGATAATGCGAGATATAAACTGAAAGAAACACTGGAGAGGATTATTAATGAAGGCTCAGGTGGACTGATTGCCATTATATTATAG